In candidate division WOR-3 bacterium, the following are encoded in one genomic region:
- the lptB gene encoding LPS export ABC transporter ATP-binding protein gives MILKTEGLVKIYKRRRVVNNISIELKKGEIVGLLGPNGAGKTTTFYMISGVIKPNEGRVFIGDIDITDLPMYKRARMGIIYLPQEPSVFRKLSVFDNVYGILQMRGYKNSVAKEKTEEVLKKMGIFHLKDSKAYMLSGGERRRLEVARSLVLQPKFLLLDEPFTGIDPKTREEIQTIILSLKNEDIGVLITDHNVRETLEITDRAYIIYEGKVLISGKSEELVNNETVRKVYLGEKFKL, from the coding sequence ATGATTTTGAAAACAGAGGGGCTTGTAAAAATTTATAAAAGAAGAAGAGTTGTAAATAATATTTCTATTGAATTAAAAAAAGGCGAAATTGTAGGACTTCTTGGTCCTAATGGTGCTGGAAAAACAACAACTTTTTATATGATCTCAGGTGTTATAAAACCAAATGAGGGTAGAGTTTTTATTGGTGATATTGATATAACGGATTTACCGATGTATAAAAGAGCAAGAATGGGTATTATCTATTTGCCACAGGAACCTTCAGTTTTTAGAAAATTAAGTGTTTTTGATAATGTTTATGGAATTCTTCAGATGAGGGGATATAAAAATAGTGTTGCTAAAGAAAAAACAGAAGAAGTTTTAAAAAAGATGGGAATTTTTCATTTGAAGGATTCCAAAGCCTATATGCTTTCAGGAGGTGAGAGGAGGCGTCTTGAGGTGGCAAGATCTCTTGTTCTTCAGCCTAAGTTTTTATTACTTGATGAGCCATTTACAGGGATAGATCCAAAAACAAGAGAAGAGATACAAACTATTATTTTATCTTTAAAAAATGAGGATATAGGAGTTTTAATAACTGACCATAATGTTAGGGAGACACTTGAAATTACCGATAGAGCTTACATAATATATGAAGGTAAGGTTTTAATTTCCGGAAAATCTGAAGAACTTGTGAATAATGAAACTGTTAGAAAGGTTTATCTTGGGGAAAAATTTAAACTATGA
- a CDS encoding OstA-like protein: MIIFLYILFSEINYSASEVWVEVYEKGRIINAKGNCTLKGENFEIKADSALLFESENLDSAYLYKNIKVESRKLNIFSDKVFYNFINSFAIFEKNVKIESDTYMIKTDKVFYSDLKDSAFADKKVSIKDKIRNIEIEGFKMVYLINKKKGKIDSLIGIKIFEKKDTVDIKGKRLLILNKTFLITENVNIISKDFNGFCDTLLWESDIIKLKGKKPELFARDSKLEGKNIEVFLENKRLKRILSKDKSFLKTVSEKKDTLYLYSDFLDISLDDSLRVEKVSGGKKIEGEIKR; this comes from the coding sequence ATGATAATTTTTTTATATATACTTTTTTCAGAAATAAATTACAGTGCAAGTGAAGTATGGGTTGAAGTTTATGAAAAGGGAAGGATTATAAATGCAAAGGGTAATTGTACTCTTAAGGGTGAAAATTTTGAAATTAAAGCTGATTCTGCCTTACTTTTTGAAAGTGAGAATCTTGATTCTGCCTATCTTTATAAGAATATTAAAGTTGAATCCAGAAAATTGAATATTTTTTCAGATAAGGTTTTTTATAATTTTATAAATTCTTTTGCAATTTTTGAAAAAAATGTAAAGATAGAAAGTGATACATATATGATAAAAACAGATAAAGTTTTTTACAGTGACTTAAAAGATTCTGCTTTTGCTGATAAAAAAGTTTCAATAAAAGACAAAATAAGAAATATTGAAATAGAAGGATTTAAAATGGTTTATTTAATTAATAAAAAAAAGGGAAAAATTGATTCTCTTATAGGTATTAAAATTTTTGAGAAAAAGGACACAGTTGATATAAAGGGTAAAAGACTTTTAATTTTAAATAAAACTTTTTTAATCACAGAAAATGTGAATATTATTTCCAAAGATTTTAATGGATTTTGTGACACACTGTTATGGGAAAGTGATATTATTAAACTTAAAGGAAAAAAACCAGAGCTTTTTGCAAGAGATAGTAAATTAGAGGGTAAAAATATTGAGGTATTTCTTGAAAATAAAAGATTAAAAAGGATTCTTTCAAAGGATAAAAGTTTTCTAAAGACTGTTTCAGAAAAAAAGGATACCCTTTATCTTTATTCTGATTTTCTTGACATTTCTCTTGATGATTCTTTAAGGGTGGAAAAGGTTTCAGGAGGAAAAAAAATTGAAGGGGAGATAAAAAGATGA
- the lptC gene encoding LPS export ABC transporter periplasmic protein LptC: MDKKKTMAMGMDTSKILMIFFILFFSCSEENKKEEIKIDEDLEEIKKVKIIEYKEKDKLFELFSEDIVSKEKILKAKKLDIIIYDKGIKNVYIKADSGNYSEKGNVELKGNVKLFNYEGDTLWTSYLLYDFNEGIIKSDTECKLFQKGKYIRGKGFESKKPFKKIKIFGKVEGISK, encoded by the coding sequence ATGGATAAGAAGAAAACCATGGCAATGGGTATGGATACATCAAAGATTTTGATGATTTTTTTTATATTATTTTTTTCCTGTTCAGAGGAGAATAAAAAGGAAGAAATTAAAATAGATGAAGACCTTGAAGAGATTAAAAAAGTTAAAATTATTGAATATAAGGAAAAGGATAAATTATTTGAACTTTTTTCAGAAGATATTGTCTCAAAGGAAAAAATTTTAAAAGCTAAAAAACTTGATATCATTATTTATGATAAAGGGATTAAAAACGTATACATTAAGGCAGATTCTGGAAATTATTCAGAAAAAGGAAATGTGGAATTAAAGGGTAATGTTAAACTCTTTAATTATGAGGGTGATACCCTCTGGACTTCTTATTTACTGTATGATTTTAATGAGGGTATTATAAAGAGTGATACTGAATGTAAGTTATTTCAGAAGGGAAAATATATAAGAGGAAAAGGTTTTGAGAGTAAAAAGCCCTTCAAAAAAATAAAGATATTTGGTAAAGTTGAAGGAATTTCAAAATGA
- a CDS encoding lysophospholipid acyltransferase family protein, with product MTYGLLKFIKMKNKNEDFILKNTEVINFDILKNKIEKKRGVLGLTLHMGFWEIIPAYFSLKKIPVCVLASKVYTDFIDNFINSIRKNYGTEIVHPENTFSLVKKLKKGYAVGILMDQKQGSKRIKVDFFGKKVEAPSGPLEIAYKINPEVILMRCEIEKGKEIIYIEDFTLSYNLKYDLQNIYNKFEKWIRRKPWQWVWIHQRF from the coding sequence ATGACTTATGGTCTTTTAAAATTCATTAAAATGAAGAATAAAAATGAAGATTTTATTTTAAAAAATACAGAGGTTATTAATTTTGATATTCTTAAGAACAAAATAGAAAAGAAAAGAGGAGTGCTTGGTCTTACACTTCATATGGGTTTCTGGGAAATAATCCCAGCTTACTTTTCTTTAAAAAAGATTCCTGTGTGTGTTCTTGCATCAAAAGTATATACTGACTTTATTGATAATTTTATAAACAGCATAAGAAAAAATTATGGAACAGAGATAGTTCATCCTGAAAATACTTTTAGTCTTGTTAAAAAACTAAAGAAAGGTTATGCTGTTGGGATTCTTATGGATCAAAAGCAGGGTTCTAAAAGAATAAAGGTTGATTTTTTTGGAAAAAAAGTTGAAGCACCTTCGGGTCCACTTGAAATTGCTTATAAAATTAATCCTGAAGTTATTTTGATGAGATGTGAAATTGAAAAAGGAAAGGAAATTATTTATATTGAAGATTTTACTTTGAGTTATAATTTAAAATATGATTTACAGAATATTTATAATAAATTTGAAAAATGGATAAGAAGAAAACCATGGCAATGGGTATGGATACATCAAAGATTTTGA
- a CDS encoding KpsF/GutQ family sugar-phosphate isomerase, whose protein sequence is MVEKHNIISRAREVLKLEAKGIEKIVNLIGEEFVKAVELILNTKGKLIVSGLGKSGIVGKKIAATFTSTGTPALYLHPSESLHGDLGVVSKDDTAFFISKSGQTDELQILLPFFKRKNIPLIAMTANKDSELAKAADILLYIPIEKEACPYDLAPTVSTTVFLAVGDALAIVIMEQKKFKAEDFAALHPGGVIGKRFWLKVRDMMVKGKDVPIVYKDSPMKDVIIEMTQKRGITSVVDDDGKVIGVITDGDLRRLLEKSWEKIFSYKAYEVMTTNPKIISPDALAYTAAKKMEEYKITALIVVDEANKPIGVIHLHDLMKANVI, encoded by the coding sequence ATGGTTGAAAAACACAATATTATTTCAAGAGCAAGGGAAGTTTTAAAACTTGAAGCAAAAGGAATTGAAAAAATTGTTAATCTTATAGGTGAAGAGTTTGTAAAGGCAGTTGAACTCATACTTAATACAAAGGGTAAATTAATAGTTTCTGGTTTGGGAAAATCAGGAATTGTCGGCAAAAAAATAGCAGCTACTTTTACATCCACCGGTACACCAGCTCTTTATTTACATCCTTCAGAGTCTCTTCATGGAGATTTAGGAGTTGTCTCTAAAGATGATACTGCTTTTTTTATTTCCAAAAGTGGTCAAACTGATGAACTTCAGATACTTCTTCCTTTCTTTAAAAGAAAGAACATTCCTTTAATCGCAATGACTGCAAATAAGGATTCCGAACTTGCAAAGGCTGCCGATATATTGCTTTATATTCCAATAGAAAAAGAAGCCTGTCCCTATGACCTTGCTCCAACTGTTAGTACCACAGTTTTTCTTGCAGTAGGAGATGCTCTTGCAATTGTAATTATGGAACAGAAAAAGTTTAAAGCTGAAGATTTTGCTGCTCTTCATCCTGGAGGAGTTATTGGAAAAAGATTCTGGCTAAAGGTAAGGGATATGATGGTGAAAGGTAAAGATGTTCCTATTGTTTACAAGGATTCACCTATGAAGGATGTGATAATTGAAATGACACAAAAGAGGGGTATTACAAGTGTTGTGGATGATGATGGAAAAGTAATTGGAGTTATAACTGATGGTGATTTAAGAAGATTGCTTGAGAAGAGCTGGGAAAAAATTTTTAGCTATAAGGCATACGAAGTTATGACAACAAACCCCAAAATTATAAGTCCTGATGCTCTTGCGTATACAGCAGCAAAAAAGATGGAGGAGTATAAGATAACAGCTCTTATAGTTGTGGATGAAGCAAATAAACCAATAGGAGTTATTCATTTACATGATCTTATGAAAGCTAATGTAATTTGA
- the thpR gene encoding RNA 2',3'-cyclic phosphodiesterase, with translation MNKLRLFFGIPLKEEIKEKIFEYLNKNKLLKKNYKWVQKENYHITLKFLGNVSEDLIEKLEKVGEEVASTFNIFSLYTYEFGGFPDIKKARVFFLSVKEVEKIERVFELLDNKLAHLNFERERRKYHPHITLARLREFESLPDLKPLELKLDIEGFSLYESILKREGPSYKILKYFPFRR, from the coding sequence TTGAATAAATTGAGGCTTTTTTTCGGAATTCCCCTTAAAGAGGAAATTAAGGAAAAAATTTTTGAATATCTCAATAAAAATAAACTTTTAAAAAAAAATTATAAATGGGTTCAAAAAGAAAACTACCACATAACATTAAAATTTTTAGGAAATGTTAGTGAAGATTTAATAGAAAAACTTGAAAAAGTTGGTGAAGAAGTAGCATCTACTTTTAATATTTTCTCTCTTTATACTTATGAATTTGGAGGTTTTCCTGACATAAAAAAAGCAAGAGTTTTTTTTCTTTCTGTGAAGGAAGTAGAGAAAATTGAGAGGGTTTTTGAGTTGCTAGATAACAAACTTGCACATCTAAATTTTGAAAGAGAAAGAAGAAAATATCATCCCCATATTACACTTGCAAGATTGAGAGAGTTTGAAAGTTTACCTGATTTAAAACCCCTTGAGCTTAAGCTGGATATTGAAGGTTTCTCATTATACGAGAGTATTTTGAAAAGAGAAGGTCCTTCATATAAAATTTTAAAATATTTTCCTTTCCGGAGGTAA
- a CDS encoding YfhO family protein, which translates to MKNLNKFFNSKIRVFFIYTLLSLIYFYDPLITGKLLAGSDYLLGGYVAREWLSNYLKNFYLPLWFPYERAGYPILEAFWMDIFTPTGLLRFFLPTHIHFNFSFFFYTVLAGFGTYLFLKELKIKSLFAFIAGVFYSFSGILITNTSAGHLNRLVSSSLLPLVMYFLLLGVERKRLLFFILAGYFAGWQFLGGQFQFTYFSFFLYIPFFFFLLFTRKLKLIDKLKLTFYALIGIIFTILLYSPYILPVIQNLKALARGAGRGYEYAASWPLFPLETFDIIFINFTGFLETYWGPNFFRLNHYYIGLFPFMLFIFAFFSKDKKNLIFFFVIFLITLTFSWGNYFITHKIFYYIVPGISKFRGPSNIFFLTTFCLVTLSAIGLSYLSENFNDKRVKYFFLIFLILFILFLVFFSSLRNLFRDIINNYPLERGEINQKLFAFDKAMSLFVRNIYILIFELIFVYIIFYVIKINLEKEVLFLIFPLITFFEVFIFLRPKFLKSTELKEYIQKDEVINFLEKDKGFFRVFYLPNFYEHDNDGILTIYGIEDAGGYVGNPLKRYQDFIGAGESVMFNPQNLIKNRNLLNLINIKYIILPIFPMDTTILRGREKSIVKFLLDYTKDMELIFKGKKYYIFENKKDFGRFYLRNKFYVANSPEEALSLIIEKNYADSFAVIEKNFLPKNYRDFESTPVFLKSLEIIEKKPDLYRIKINISKNSILIFSMNYHKGWNAYIDGEKKEVFPLNYGFIGLLVPEGEHEIVFKFGSKFHYIGIFLNLLFTFLVVLLLALFIFKR; encoded by the coding sequence ATGAAAAATTTAAATAAATTTTTTAATTCAAAAATAAGGGTGTTTTTTATATATACCCTCTTATCACTTATTTATTTTTATGATCCTCTTATAACAGGAAAACTTTTAGCAGGGTCTGATTACCTTCTTGGAGGATATGTTGCAAGAGAATGGTTATCTAATTACCTTAAAAACTTCTATTTACCACTATGGTTTCCCTATGAAAGAGCAGGTTACCCGATTTTAGAAGCCTTCTGGATGGATATTTTCACACCTACAGGATTACTAAGATTTTTTTTGCCAACTCATATCCATTTTAATTTCAGTTTCTTCTTTTATACAGTTTTAGCAGGTTTTGGAACATATCTTTTTCTAAAGGAATTAAAAATAAAATCGCTATTTGCTTTCATTGCAGGAGTCTTTTACTCTTTTTCAGGTATTTTGATAACAAACACATCAGCAGGGCATTTAAATAGGCTTGTAAGTTCTTCTCTTTTGCCCCTTGTTATGTATTTTCTTTTACTTGGTGTTGAAAGAAAAAGACTTTTATTTTTTATTTTAGCAGGTTATTTTGCAGGATGGCAGTTTCTTGGTGGTCAATTCCAATTTACTTATTTTTCCTTTTTCCTTTATATCCCATTTTTCTTTTTTCTCTTATTCACAAGGAAATTAAAATTAATAGATAAATTAAAACTCACCTTTTATGCTTTAATCGGTATTATTTTCACAATTTTACTTTATTCACCTTATATTTTACCTGTTATACAAAATCTAAAAGCACTGGCAAGGGGAGCCGGAAGAGGTTATGAGTATGCTGCGAGCTGGCCACTTTTCCCCCTTGAAACCTTTGATATAATTTTTATAAATTTTACAGGTTTCCTTGAAACTTACTGGGGTCCAAATTTCTTTAGACTTAACCACTATTATATAGGGCTTTTCCCCTTTATGCTTTTTATATTTGCTTTTTTTTCAAAGGATAAAAAAAATTTAATTTTTTTCTTTGTAATCTTCCTTATCACTTTAACCTTTTCCTGGGGAAATTACTTTATCACCCATAAAATTTTTTATTATATTGTTCCAGGTATCAGTAAATTCAGGGGACCATCAAACATATTTTTTTTAACCACCTTTTGCCTTGTAACCCTTTCAGCAATAGGACTTTCTTATTTAAGTGAAAATTTCAATGATAAAAGAGTAAAATACTTTTTTTTGATTTTTTTAATTTTATTTATTCTTTTTCTTGTTTTTTTCTCTTCTCTTAGAAACCTATTTAGAGATATTATAAACAATTACCCATTAGAAAGAGGAGAAATAAATCAAAAATTATTTGCCTTTGATAAAGCAATGAGCTTGTTTGTTAGAAACATTTACATTCTAATTTTCGAACTTATTTTTGTTTATATTATCTTTTATGTTATAAAAATCAATCTGGAAAAAGAAGTGTTATTTCTTATTTTCCCCCTTATTACTTTTTTTGAGGTTTTTATATTTTTGAGACCGAAATTTTTAAAATCAACGGAACTTAAAGAATATATACAGAAGGATGAAGTTATAAATTTTTTAGAAAAAGATAAAGGCTTTTTCAGAGTTTTTTATTTACCTAACTTTTATGAACATGATAATGATGGTATTTTAACAATTTATGGGATTGAGGATGCAGGAGGATATGTGGGTAACCCCCTTAAAAGGTATCAGGATTTTATAGGTGCAGGTGAGTCGGTTATGTTTAATCCACAGAATTTGATTAAAAACAGAAATCTTTTGAATTTAATTAATATAAAATATATAATATTGCCAATTTTCCCAATGGATACAACAATTTTAAGGGGCAGGGAGAAAAGTATAGTTAAGTTTTTGTTGGATTATACAAAGGATATGGAACTTATTTTTAAAGGTAAGAAATACTATATTTTTGAAAATAAAAAAGATTTTGGAAGATTTTATTTAAGAAATAAATTTTATGTTGCTAATTCACCTGAGGAAGCACTTTCTCTTATAATTGAAAAAAATTATGCTGATTCTTTCGCAGTAATTGAAAAAAATTTTTTACCAAAGAATTACAGAGATTTTGAAAGTACCCCTGTTTTTTTAAAAAGCTTAGAAATTATTGAAAAAAAGCCTGATTTATACAGGATTAAAATAAATATAAGTAAAAATTCTATACTTATCTTTTCTATGAATTATCATAAGGGATGGAATGCTTACATTGATGGAGAGAAAAAGGAAGTTTTCCCTCTCAATTACGGCTTTATAGGTCTTTTAGTTCCTGAAGGTGAGCATGAAATAGTTTTCAAGTTTGGTTCCAAATTTCATTATATAGGAATTTTTCTTAATTTGCTATTTACATTTTTAGTAGTGCTTTTACTTGCACTTTTCATTTTTAAAAGGTAA